Proteins encoded by one window of Mustela erminea isolate mMusErm1 chromosome 7, mMusErm1.Pri, whole genome shotgun sequence:
- the SCP2D1 gene encoding SCP2 sterol-binding domain-containing protein 1 isoform X2 → MHLSCSQTRRQGQEDQHSKMWKRIDHQPKIKAVAGPQAGQFKELGAAREPAMPHPLELSEFQSFPVFEDISHHIKEVGAQLVKKVNAIFQLDITKDGKTILQWTIDLKNGSGDMYPGSARLPADTVFTIPEPVFMELVLGKVNPQKAFLAGKFKVSGKVLLGQKLERVFKDWAKF, encoded by the exons ATGCATCTGAG CTGCTCACAAACCAGACGGCAAGGTCAAGAGGACCAGCACAGTAAGATGTGGAAGAGAATTGACCATCAGCCCAAGATCAAAGCAGTGGCTGGGCCTCAGGCAGGCCAGTTCAAAGAACTGGGTGCAGCGCGGGAACCTGCCATGCCACACCCTCTGGAGCTGTCAGAATTCCAGAGCTTCCCTGTGTTTGAGGACATTAGCCATCACATCAAAGAGGTGGGGGCCCAACTGGTAAAGAAAGTCAATGCCATCTTTCAGCTGGACATCACCAAAGATGGGAAGACCATTCTGCAGTGGACCATTGATCTGAAGAATGGTTCTGGGGACATGTATCCAGGATCCGCCAGGCTCCCAGCTGACACTGTCTTCACAATCCCGGAACCTGTCTTTATGGAGTTGGTTTTGGGCAAAGTGAACCCTCAGAAAGCTTTCCTTGCTGGCAAGTTCAAAGTGAGTGGCAAAGTTCTGCTTGGCCAGAAGCTCGAGAGAGTTTTCAAAGACTGGGCTAAATTTTAA
- the SCP2D1 gene encoding SCP2 sterol-binding domain-containing protein 1 isoform X1 — protein MYQEQQPSPSQRRAADPSHPKDTCSQTRRQGQEDQHSKMWKRIDHQPKIKAVAGPQAGQFKELGAAREPAMPHPLELSEFQSFPVFEDISHHIKEVGAQLVKKVNAIFQLDITKDGKTILQWTIDLKNGSGDMYPGSARLPADTVFTIPEPVFMELVLGKVNPQKAFLAGKFKVSGKVLLGQKLERVFKDWAKF, from the exons ATGTATCAAGAACAGCAGCCTAGTCCATCTCAGCGCAGAGCAGCAGACCCCAGCCACCCAAAAGACAC CTGCTCACAAACCAGACGGCAAGGTCAAGAGGACCAGCACAGTAAGATGTGGAAGAGAATTGACCATCAGCCCAAGATCAAAGCAGTGGCTGGGCCTCAGGCAGGCCAGTTCAAAGAACTGGGTGCAGCGCGGGAACCTGCCATGCCACACCCTCTGGAGCTGTCAGAATTCCAGAGCTTCCCTGTGTTTGAGGACATTAGCCATCACATCAAAGAGGTGGGGGCCCAACTGGTAAAGAAAGTCAATGCCATCTTTCAGCTGGACATCACCAAAGATGGGAAGACCATTCTGCAGTGGACCATTGATCTGAAGAATGGTTCTGGGGACATGTATCCAGGATCCGCCAGGCTCCCAGCTGACACTGTCTTCACAATCCCGGAACCTGTCTTTATGGAGTTGGTTTTGGGCAAAGTGAACCCTCAGAAAGCTTTCCTTGCTGGCAAGTTCAAAGTGAGTGGCAAAGTTCTGCTTGGCCAGAAGCTCGAGAGAGTTTTCAAAGACTGGGCTAAATTTTAA
- the SCP2D1 gene encoding SCP2 sterol-binding domain-containing protein 1 isoform X3, which produces MWKRIDHQPKIKAVAGPQAGQFKELGAAREPAMPHPLELSEFQSFPVFEDISHHIKEVGAQLVKKVNAIFQLDITKDGKTILQWTIDLKNGSGDMYPGSARLPADTVFTIPEPVFMELVLGKVNPQKAFLAGKFKVSGKVLLGQKLERVFKDWAKF; this is translated from the coding sequence ATGTGGAAGAGAATTGACCATCAGCCCAAGATCAAAGCAGTGGCTGGGCCTCAGGCAGGCCAGTTCAAAGAACTGGGTGCAGCGCGGGAACCTGCCATGCCACACCCTCTGGAGCTGTCAGAATTCCAGAGCTTCCCTGTGTTTGAGGACATTAGCCATCACATCAAAGAGGTGGGGGCCCAACTGGTAAAGAAAGTCAATGCCATCTTTCAGCTGGACATCACCAAAGATGGGAAGACCATTCTGCAGTGGACCATTGATCTGAAGAATGGTTCTGGGGACATGTATCCAGGATCCGCCAGGCTCCCAGCTGACACTGTCTTCACAATCCCGGAACCTGTCTTTATGGAGTTGGTTTTGGGCAAAGTGAACCCTCAGAAAGCTTTCCTTGCTGGCAAGTTCAAAGTGAGTGGCAAAGTTCTGCTTGGCCAGAAGCTCGAGAGAGTTTTCAAAGACTGGGCTAAATTTTAA